In Phocoena phocoena chromosome 19, mPhoPho1.1, whole genome shotgun sequence, a genomic segment contains:
- the CCDC182 gene encoding coiled-coil domain-containing protein 182, producing the protein MEPLYQAGSILMKVNTLQGKKMVESGLQSGDVSLPQSWPSRVLPPADLEILQQKVAGVQRELEDFKKEALRAIHCLEDAFCKMNGALAQQEGQAAHVRQRLREEEDRGIVRNKVLTFLLPREKQVREHCRRLECLLLGWSCAALGIPGKIQAY; encoded by the coding sequence ATGGAACCCCTCTATCAGGCCGGGTCCATTCTCATGAAGGTGAACACCTTACAGGGGAAGAAGATGGTGGAGAGTGGTCTCCAGTCTGGAGACGTCTCGCTCCCCCAGTCGTGGCCCTCCCGCGTCCTGCCGCCAGCTGACCTGGAGATCCTGCAGCAGAAGGTGGCCGGGGTGCAACGGGAGCTGGAGGACTTCAAGAAGGAGGCACTGAGGGCCATCCATTGCCTGGAAGACGCCTTCTGCAAGATGAACGGGGCCCTGGCGCAGCAGGAGGGGCAGGCGGCCCACGTGAGGCAGCGGCTGAGGGAAGAGGAGGACCGGGGCATCGTGCGGAACAAGGTCCTCACCTTCCTGCTGCCCCGCGAGAAGCAGGTCCGGGAGCACTGCAGGCGGCTGGAGTGCCTGCTGCTGGGCTGGAGCTGCGCGGCACTGGGCATCCCCGGGAAGATCCAGGCCTACTGA